Below is a window of Flavobacteriales bacterium DNA.
CGCACTGCGACACCTGGTTTAATCGGGATGTGCTGCGCGGCGGGCTGGTGCAGATGGCGGATATGAGCGTCATCTGCGGCCACGTGCGCGAGGATGGGGAGCTACTGTGGCCGTGGTGATGCCGTTTTTGGAGATTATCACGCGGACCTGCAAGCGGCCGGCGCTGCTGGCGGCGAATGAGGCCAGCATCCGGCAGCAGACGGATGGCGATTATGTGCACACCATCCTGGAGGACCAGGTGGGGCTGGGCATTGGCCAGGCGCAGATGCAACTGGCGGGCTATGCCAGCCAACTGCGCGGGCGGTACGTGTGGATATTGGATGATGATGATATGTGCACCCGGCCGGGGCTGGTGGCAGAACTCAAGGCCATCGCGGCGCAGGACGGCGAGCCGGAGTTGATTATGATGCGCATGGACCACGGCCCGCGCGGCATCCTGCCGGATGATGCGCGGTGGCAGGGGCCGCCGGTGTGCGGCCTGATTGGCGTGAGCGCGTTTGTGACGCGGCGCGATGTGTTTGTGCGCCACCGCGCGGCGTGGCTGAGCGCCCGGTATGCCAGCGATTTCGATTTTATTGCCGCGGCGTATGCGGCGGCGGAGCGGGTGAGCTGGTTTGATGTGGTGGCCAGCCGGGTGCAGCAGATTGGCATGGGGGTGGCATGACGACAGTCGCCATTTTACTACCCAGCCGCGGACGGGCGGCGCAGTTGACTGAGCGGGTGACCTCGCTGCTGTGGCAGGTGCCCCCGGCCGGGGTGACCATTTACATCACCCTGGCGGTGTGCCTGGACGACGCGGAGACGCAGACGGCCGCGGAGGCGCTGCAACATACCAGCCGCTTCGCGCAGTTTCGGGTGGAATCGACCAGCCGGCCGGCGGATTCGACGGCGGTGCAGGGCTGGAACATGGCGTACCAGTTCCGGCGGGCGCGGGGCGGCGCAGACTGGTACATCCTGGGCGCAGATGACATTGTGTGGGTGCCGGGGTGGCTGGATGCGGCGCTGGCCGAAGCCCGGCCGGGGGTGGAGGTGATTGGCCTGGACGACGGCGGCCACACTGATTTGCGGCTGTATGCGCCGCATTACATGGCCCAGGCCGCATTTGTGGAGGAGGTTTTGGGCGGGCTGTTTGTGCCACCGGAGTATTACGCCTGGTGGTTCGACCGCGAGGTGTGCGAGGTGGCGCGTGCGCGTAACGCGTACAGCCCGGCGCCGGGCGCGGTGGCCCGCCATTTACACCCGGATTGGCAGACGGCGCGCATGGACCGGACGTACCGGGATGCCTGGCCGCTGCATGACGTGGACCGGCAGACGTACCTGACGCGGCGGGCGCAGGGCTACCCGGTGAATTGGAGAGAGCGATGCGAGTCATAGCGAATAAATCATTTGTGAGCCGGTTGGGCGGGCAGACGTACCGGGTGGCGCAGGATGACGAGCTGCTGCTGCCGGATGGGGCGGATTGGCTGTTGTGCGGGCTGGTGCGCCCGGCCGGGCCGGAGGCGGCGACGCTGGCCCCGGCGGAGACGGCGACCAAGCCACGGCCACGGAAACGGGTGACAAAATGAAACTGAGCGTGTATACCGCGCCAACGGTGGAACCGGTGACGCTCCAGGAGTTGAAAAACCAGGCGCGCATCGACGATAACACGGACGACAGCGGCCTGGCGCTGTACATCAAAACGGCGCGGGAGACGTATGAGCTGATGACCCGCCGGGCGCTGTGCACGCGCACCTACGAGCTGACGCTGGATAACTGGCCGGGTGGCCGGCGGATCCGACTGCCGCACCCGCCATTGGCCAGCGTGACCAGCATCAGCTACACGGACGAGGATGGCGCGGTGGCGACAATCGACAGCGGGGATTACCTGGTGAGCACGGTGACGGAGCCGGGCGAGATTGTGCTGCGCAACGGCGTGAGCTGGCCGGCGGTGGTGCTGCAAGAAGTGGACGCCATCACCATCCGCTACGTGGCCGGGTATGGCGGGGCGGATGACGTCCCGGCCGGGCACCGGCTGGCCATCCGTTTATTGGCGGCGCACTACTACGAAAACCGCGAGGCCACGGGCATTGGCAACGTGAGCGAGATACCGCTGGGATTGGCCCAGCTGCGGGACATTGACCGGGCAGGGTGGTTCTAATGCGCGCCGGACGACTGCGAAACAAGGTCACGATTCAGGAGAAATCGGTCACGCTCTCGGCAGAGGGCGAAGAGGTGGTGACCTGGGTCAACGTGGCGACGGTGTGGGCGGGGGTGGAACCGCTGACCGGCCGGGAGTATGCGATTGCCTCGGCGGAGTATGCGGAGGTGACCACGCGGGTGGTGATGCGCTACCGGCCGGGGGTGGTCCCGGAGCAGCGGGTGGTGTTTGGCGAGCATACGTACAACGTGCGCTCGGTCATTGACCCGGACATGCGCCATAAAGAGCTGCAACTGATGTGCGATGAGGTGCTGGCGTGACGTTTGAGCAGGATGTGGCGCGGGCAGCGGACGAGCTGCGGCGGATGGATGGCATTATTGCCAACGCCATCCCGGCCGGGGTGTTGGCCGGGGCGAAATATGGCGCGGACCAGGCGCGGCAGCGGGCACCGCGGCGTACCGGCAAAATGGCGGACAGTATCGAGGCCCGGCCGGGGAGTGACAAAAACTCGGCCGAGGTGTACGCCGGGGTGTTTTATAGCTATTTTGTGGAGCGGGGCACGCGCAAACCGGTGCGCGGCGCGCGGCCATTCATGCAGCCGGGGATTTACGGCAACCGGAAACGGATCGGGGACATCATCAGCCAGGCGGTTGCCGAGGCTGTTGAGCGAGAGATGCGATGAGCTACGAGAGCGATTTACGGGCGGCGGCGCTGGCGGTGACGAACCTGGCCAACCTGATTGGCACCCGGTTCTACCCGGTGCGGCTGCCGCAGGACGCGGCCACGCCGGCGATAACGTACCGCCAGTTGGACAGCCAGCAGGAGTTGACGCTGGGCGGGACGGTGATTGGCGGCGAGGTGCGGTATGAGCTGACGCTGCTGGGCAGCAGCTACGGCGTGATTTTGCAGCTAAAAAGTGCGCTCCAGGAGTTGGAGGGCACCGACTACGGCAGCCTGACCGGGTTCGGGGTCAACGATGGCCCGGACGGTTGGGATTTTACCGATGAGGTGTTTTATAAGCTGGTCGAAATCACGGCCAGCATTTAGTGGAGGATACAAATGGCAATCTCAGGTTCGTTTGATAGTGATGACAAAGTGGTCTGGAAGGACGCGGTGGTGAAAGTGTCGCTTGACGGCGGCTCCACCTATGCGGCCATCACCACCTGGAGCAACATGGTGACGTTTACGCGCGGGACGTACAGCGTGGAGACGGAGCCGCTGCTGGATGGCAGCAAGTTGCGCAGCGTGGGCAACCTCGGCGCTGGCCGGGTGGCGGTGACCTGTGTGTATGACGAAGAGAGCACCGGCCCCTGGAAAAATCTCAATGACATTTTCATTGCCGGCACGGCGCTGGATTTGGTGTCACTGACGGTCAGCAAAGATACCGCCTCCACCAGTTTTTTGTATACCACAATTAACCCGGTGCTGGTGGCTTGCTCGCTGCCGCCCATTGATGCCAACAACACGATGGCCGGAAAATTCACGTTCGAGATTGAGTGCGACGACATGACGCAATCGCTGGTAGGTACCTAATGGCGCAACCTCCTGACGAATCTGATTTCGCCATTGAGTCGCCCCTGGCGCGGTGGCCGGGCATTATCCGGCTGCCGCACCCGGACGAGTTCAGCGGCGAGCATTGGGCGGCATGGCGGGCAGCGGTGGATGAGCAGCCGGAGACGGTCATCAGCCGCCTGTACTGCTATGCCGGGGTGGCGTTCATCCAGCGCGTCGGTACGTGGGCGCTGTCGGTGCCGCTGGCCGAGGTGGCCGGCTGGCAGAGTGACCCGGCCGCGGAGCGGATTAAGCTGGTCTCCTGGCTGGGTCGAGAGATGCAGCGTTACATGGAGCAGGTGACGAACCCAAAAAACTAGCCCGCCAGGCGCGCGCGTATTTTCGGCATGGCACCGGCCGGGCACCGTGGATTTGGTCACAGACCCGGCGGTGCATCGAATTGAGCGGCGCGGCGGGCGTGGCCTGGCGGCATTTCCCGGCCGGGACGTATCACCAGCAGGCGGCATTGATGTATGGCGAGACTGAGATGATGTTGATGGAGTTGCTATACCGCTGCTGGCGGCAGTATGCCTACCTGGAGGATACGGATTGGGGCCAGGACGAGGTCAATCTGGAGGCGTGGCTGCATGGCGTATAAAGTTTTGGATTATCTGATTACGGCTTCGTGGACCGGGAAAGGCGCGGCGCAAGGCGCGGCGGCAGACATTCAGGAGGTAGGCACGGCCAGCCACACCACCGGTTTGAGCTTGACTGACCTCAAATCCGGCCTGGATTTGGCTATGAGCGGTTTCCAGGCGGCCGGGCAAATGGTCGGCGAGTTTTACGACGCATTGAAAGAGGGGGCGGCGCTTGAGTCACAAACGGCAAAATTTGACGCACTGGCGGCCAGCATCGGCACGGTGGGGGATGCGCTGCTGACGGATTTGCAAGCGGCAACCGGGGGCATGGTGACCGATGCCAAGCTGGTGGCCGGTGCAGTGGATTTGATGAACCTGGGACTGGTGCAGAGCCATGAGGAGGTTATACGCTGGTCTGCGGCAATCAGCGCGCTCAATCTGGACATGCAGGTGTTGGGCCTGACGCTGGCCAACGACTCCACCGCGAGATTGGACAGTCTCGGTTTGTCCATGACGGTGGTTAATGAAAAGACGCAAAAATTCGTCAACATGGGGTATGAAACCAGCAAAGCGTTTGACCTGGCGGTGCTGGAGGCGTTGGAAGAGAAAATGAGTCTCTTCGGCGACGCGGCAGAAACGACCACCGGCAAGCTACAACGATTTGAGACCAGTTGGACCAATTTAACCGACCGGCTTAAATCCGGATTGGCTGAAGGGTTTGCGCCAGCGGTTGACCGCCTGACTGAGTTTATGGACGAGGTGGCCAACGCTAACGATGATTTGCAGCGCGCCTATGGCCAGGGGTTGGTCACTCAAGAGGAGTATAACGAGTTAGCGCTTAAGGCTGCGCTGGGATTTGATGGTGCCGTCGAACGATTGCAGCAGGTACGCGATGCTATGCGTACGCTTAATTTTGGCGATGAGTTGGCGCGGATCGCGGCCGGGGCGCACGCGCTGGACGCAGCGGTGACCACCACCGGCGCGGATTTCGGTTTTAGCCTGCTGCCGATGTTATCCGCGGCCGGGATTGGGGCCACGGAGATGGCCCTGGCGTTTGAACGGGGCGCGATTATGGCCGAGCGGGGGCTAACGTCTGTTAGCGGGCCGCTGGTGGGCATGATTGGGCAACTGCGCGAGGCGCGGGCGGAGGTGGGCGGATTTTTTAACCAGATTTCGGCGGGGGCGGCGATTGACCCGGCCGGGCTGCTGATGGACACGGCGGCCGCGGCGGGGGCGAGTGCGCGCAACCTGTACGAGATGGCCGGGGCGACGGATGAGGCATTGCAGGCGTTGGTGGATGCCACCATTGCGGCAAAGGCTGAGGAATTGGGCAATGCCGTCGCGGCCGGGGCAATGACCGGGGTGCAGGCGCTGGCGGAGCTGGAGCAGTTTGCGCAAAACCTGAACCTCAACCCGACTGAACTCCTGGAACCAACGGTACTCAGCACTGAGACGGCGGCGAGCGTTATCAAGGCGAATACGTTGGCGCTGGTAGAGGGGGTCAGCCAGGGAGCGACGACGGCCAGCCGGACGGCGACCACGGCGGTGGATGAGCTGCGCACCCGCACCGAGGATTTGGTGACGATGCCCAAGCCGCTGGAGTTTGAAACGAATGACGCGGCGGTGCGGTCGGTGCTGGATGAGATGGAGGTGTGGGCGGCGGCGATGCGCGGCCCCTGGCCGATTGAGTTTAACGTGACGACTACCGGGACACCCCCGGCCGGGGCGGGCGGCAGCAGCGGCGCGCCTCCGCCACCGACAGGCAGCGGGGGCACCGGCGGCGGCGGTGGGGGTGGTGGTGCGCCGGGGGGCAGTGGCCCGGCCGGGCGTGGACCGGCGGGCAATAACACAACAAACTACACGACAAACAACTACTGGACGAACGGCGTCTCGCCGGGGACGCTGGACAACGCCCTGGCGAACTACGGCCGGCGGTACAGCGGAGCGACACGATGAGCCTGATTTTCAGCCTGACCGACGGTAACAGCAGCTATGACCTGACCAGCATGGTGGTGGAGAATAACATCCAGTTCGCCAGCGGCGATATGGTGACCAAATGGCACACCACCAGCGCGGGCGGGAATCAACTGCTGGAATGGCACGATGGCGACCGGGCGGTGACGTTCCAGATGACGGTGACGGGCACGGACAACGAGCTGCTCAACACGCTGACCACGCTCCAGCGGTGGGCCAGGCAGGCGGCTAACGCCGAACTGAACCCGGAGCGGTACCGGCCGGTGTTCTTGAAGGTGCAGTATCCAAATGCCAGCAATGCCACGCTCCAGCCCATCC
It encodes the following:
- a CDS encoding phage head-tail connector protein: MKLSVYTAPTVEPVTLQELKNQARIDDNTDDSGLALYIKTARETYELMTRRALCTRTYELTLDNWPGGRRIRLPHPPLASVTSISYTDEDGAVATIDSGDYLVSTVTEPGEIVLRNGVSWPAVVLQEVDAITIRYVAGYGGADDVPAGHRLAIRLLAAHYYENREATGIGNVSEIPLGLAQLRDIDRAGWF
- a CDS encoding DUF3168 domain-containing protein, which gives rise to MSYESDLRAAALAVTNLANLIGTRFYPVRLPQDAATPAITYRQLDSQQELTLGGTVIGGEVRYELTLLGSSYGVILQLKSALQELEGTDYGSLTGFGVNDGPDGWDFTDEVFYKLVEITASI
- a CDS encoding HK97 gp10 family phage protein; the protein is MTFEQDVARAADELRRMDGIIANAIPAGVLAGAKYGADQARQRAPRRTGKMADSIEARPGSDKNSAEVYAGVFYSYFVERGTRKPVRGARPFMQPGIYGNRKRIGDIISQAVAEAVEREMR
- a CDS encoding phage head closure protein; amino-acid sequence: MRAGRLRNKVTIQEKSVTLSAEGEEVVTWVNVATVWAGVEPLTGREYAIASAEYAEVTTRVVMRYRPGVVPEQRVVFGEHTYNVRSVIDPDMRHKELQLMCDEVLA